The following are encoded in a window of Chromatiales bacterium genomic DNA:
- a CDS encoding LLM class flavin-dependent oxidoreductase: MQIDIILEPDLSPAQVAELAVAAENHGFRTLWHSNYHQNPDAFVALVPAALATKKIRLGVLAVSPYEMHPLKIANATQTLNEISNGRTVVAIGGGGSVMGAIGRKMDPKANHMLQSVREAVDIVTAVTSGKLVMNYAGQEFQLSRPLKNGWAKAARPGIFTCATGPKMLHLAGEIADGTQMSDVTPEKIDHHMEHLRAGLAARKTPAADFRIGNFWAWHIKADREKSMYEARRELVFRGELLPPKYDMLPYVTPDERQLVIDKWQNFAKAFWTRTGKIDDVPESIVNRLIAACSSAGDLGDIDLQIERFRVFEKAGLTELSIRLFDEPMAGLKIVAEHVLPKFERA, from the coding sequence ATGCAGATCGATATCATCCTTGAGCCGGATCTGAGCCCGGCACAGGTCGCCGAACTGGCGGTCGCCGCGGAGAACCACGGTTTTCGCACCCTCTGGCACTCGAACTATCACCAGAACCCGGACGCCTTCGTGGCCCTGGTGCCAGCGGCACTGGCGACGAAGAAAATCCGCCTCGGCGTGCTGGCAGTCAGCCCCTACGAGATGCACCCGCTGAAGATCGCCAACGCGACACAGACACTGAACGAGATCAGCAACGGGCGCACCGTGGTCGCGATTGGCGGCGGCGGCTCAGTGATGGGCGCGATCGGCCGCAAGATGGACCCGAAAGCCAACCACATGCTGCAAAGCGTGCGCGAAGCGGTGGATATCGTCACTGCCGTAACCTCGGGCAAACTGGTGATGAACTATGCCGGCCAGGAGTTCCAGCTCAGCCGGCCGCTCAAGAACGGCTGGGCCAAGGCCGCACGGCCGGGAATCTTCACCTGCGCGACCGGACCAAAGATGCTGCATCTGGCCGGCGAGATCGCCGACGGCACGCAGATGAGCGACGTCACACCGGAGAAGATCGACCATCACATGGAACACCTGCGCGCCGGCCTCGCCGCACGCAAGACGCCGGCCGCCGATTTCCGCATCGGCAATTTCTGGGCCTGGCATATCAAGGCTGACCGCGAGAAATCCATGTACGAGGCGCGTCGCGAGCTGGTCTTCCGTGGCGAGTTGCTGCCGCCAAAGTACGACATGCTGCCCTACGTGACGCCAGACGAGCGCCAGCTGGTCATCGACAAGTGGCAGAACTTCGCCAAGGCCTTCTGGACCCGTACCGGCAAGATCGATGACGTACCGGAATCGATCGTCAACCGCCTGATCGCTGCCTGCTCCTCGGCCGGCGATCTCGGCGACATCGATCTGCAGATCGAACGTTTCCGCGTCTTCGAGAAGGCCGGTCTGACCGAACTGTCGATCCGCCTGTTCGACGAGCCGATGGCCGGCCTGAAGATCGTCGCCGAGCACGTGCTGCCGAAATTCGAGCGCGCCTGA
- a CDS encoding glutathione S-transferase, whose protein sequence is MNLTLYSSQGSGNSYKVELLLRLMGQPYQTRPVDLRRNEQLGVEFLARNRFGQVPVLVDGDIVLTDSHAIMLYLAGQYGDPVQHDWAPLDPLSLALVMRWLSVSANEIQNGLAIPRAVKLLNWPFDYMQGVRLGYRTLRIMDDHLADREWLALEHATVADIACYPYILLAAEGGVDTRPFGNVLAWCRRIEALPHFWPMPRLQGIPAVPLVPLPI, encoded by the coding sequence ATGAACCTTACCCTCTATTCCTCGCAAGGCTCCGGCAACTCCTACAAGGTGGAGCTGCTGCTGCGCCTGATGGGTCAGCCCTATCAGACGCGGCCGGTGGATCTGCGGCGCAATGAGCAGCTGGGCGTCGAGTTCCTGGCACGTAACCGTTTCGGGCAGGTGCCGGTGCTGGTCGATGGCGACATCGTGCTCACCGATTCGCACGCGATCATGCTGTATCTGGCCGGGCAGTACGGCGACCCTGTGCAGCACGACTGGGCGCCGCTTGACCCGCTGTCGCTGGCGCTGGTGATGCGCTGGCTGTCGGTGTCGGCAAATGAAATCCAGAATGGCCTGGCAATACCCCGCGCGGTAAAACTGCTCAACTGGCCCTTCGATTACATGCAGGGTGTCAGGCTCGGTTACCGGACGCTGCGCATCATGGATGACCATCTGGCCGACCGCGAATGGCTGGCCCTGGAACATGCCACCGTTGCCGATATCGCCTGCTATCCATATATCCTGCTGGCCGCAGAAGGCGGCGTGGACACGCGGCCCTTCGGCAATGTGCTGGCCTGGTGCAGGCGCATCGAAGCGCTGCCGCACTTCTGGCCGATGCCGCGCCTGCAGGGTATTCCGGCAGTGCCGCTGGTGCCGCTACCCATTTAA
- a CDS encoding PAS domain S-box protein: MSTSLANINMPAKTHKRGFGIRFKTMAIASVLTFNAVAVGGLLVYHGAKLGLLATQRTLLSREAQSAEKMFARNLDTLRRDTLLIATLPAITEFTSTECTAAIDVDLRRCYNRATQVLVALMRARTTYHQIGIIGNDGREVMRVHSDGEYPAAVPDTALHDLRATPSFRAGTMLAEDQTWLSDGWNEQKAATPGPTRRTLIRAVTPLYAGDGTRFGLAFVDMDLAPLGQSMDNETGQAIRPYVSSRDGTILLNPGDQESLASMGQRFPELVLPELSASKASTILTPDHHGALQVLANADVALEPAKPERFLHITLATPEAVIAAAIQPSWLEILGTFVAAGLLTLPIVFLATGKVVRPLLRMNTAVRAYQHGQQLDTLPVENTDEIGELARAFSGLVQNLASSEARHRAIIETMQDAHIVADSQRRIVGFNPAAERIFGYMASEVLGTSVSALLPTRSQAKHVKDYLRYQTGEDTDMLGQVREVRARRKSGEIFPVELMLDTFTVDGEQLFGAVIRDISARKKAEERLLHLAAAVESAQECMEILTPTGEIIYINPTYERTHNCTLAAVKGKRPETLREFDASDGQIDAMEAAARGGLKWHGVLTSRDNEGTVFVEDVSVSPIRNSDGKLSAFVVVKRDISAKLEMEQQLLRGQKLEAVGQLAAGIAHEINTPTQYVGDNIRFLKESFGDVGILLKTLKALTESAVEGAIPSAELSKALESADTDYLLTEIPTAISQSLDGVTRVANIVRAMKDFSHPATERTPLDVNRAMASTATVASNEWKYVAELVTDFDPELPQVPVMPGDFNQVILNMIVNAAHAIGDVVGDGANGRGTITLRTRKDGNCAEISISDTGCGMTPEVAARIFDPFFTTKGVGKGTGQGLAITHNVIVDKHGGTISVESAPGQGTTFIIRLPLAVPDADASSDSDSEAA, encoded by the coding sequence ATGAGCACCTCCCTCGCAAATATCAACATGCCCGCGAAAACGCACAAGCGGGGCTTTGGCATACGTTTCAAGACCATGGCCATAGCCAGCGTACTGACTTTCAACGCAGTCGCGGTGGGAGGCCTTCTGGTTTACCACGGCGCAAAGCTCGGACTGCTGGCTACCCAGCGCACCTTGCTGAGCCGCGAGGCACAGTCGGCAGAAAAGATGTTCGCCCGGAACCTGGATACCCTGCGTCGCGATACCTTGCTCATAGCCACCTTGCCGGCCATCACCGAATTCACCAGTACCGAGTGTACGGCCGCCATAGATGTTGATCTGCGCCGCTGCTACAACCGCGCGACACAGGTTCTTGTTGCCCTGATGCGTGCCAGGACGACTTACCACCAGATCGGAATCATCGGCAACGATGGCCGTGAGGTCATGCGCGTACACAGCGATGGCGAGTATCCCGCCGCCGTTCCGGACACGGCGCTGCACGATCTGCGCGCAACGCCATCGTTCAGGGCCGGGACCATGCTTGCGGAAGACCAGACCTGGCTCTCTGATGGTTGGAATGAACAGAAGGCGGCAACACCCGGGCCCACGCGACGCACCCTCATCCGCGCCGTGACGCCGCTTTATGCCGGTGACGGGACACGGTTCGGACTTGCCTTTGTAGACATGGACCTCGCCCCCCTCGGTCAGTCGATGGACAACGAGACCGGACAGGCAATCAGGCCGTATGTCAGTAGCAGAGACGGCACCATCCTGCTCAACCCCGGCGACCAGGAAAGTCTCGCGAGCATGGGACAGCGGTTTCCGGAGCTTGTCCTGCCAGAGCTTTCGGCCAGCAAGGCAAGCACCATCCTCACGCCAGACCACCATGGCGCACTGCAGGTACTGGCCAATGCAGACGTAGCACTGGAACCCGCGAAGCCCGAACGGTTCCTGCACATCACACTGGCGACGCCCGAGGCCGTGATTGCCGCAGCCATCCAGCCCAGCTGGCTGGAGATACTCGGCACTTTTGTGGCGGCCGGACTGCTGACCCTGCCGATCGTCTTTCTCGCCACCGGAAAGGTGGTGCGCCCGCTCTTGCGCATGAACACTGCGGTCAGGGCATACCAGCATGGACAGCAACTGGATACGCTGCCCGTCGAAAATACGGATGAAATCGGTGAACTGGCTCGCGCATTTTCCGGTCTGGTCCAGAATCTGGCCAGCAGCGAAGCACGGCACCGCGCGATCATTGAAACCATGCAGGACGCACACATCGTCGCCGACAGCCAGCGACGCATCGTGGGATTCAACCCGGCTGCGGAAAGGATCTTCGGCTATATGGCCAGCGAGGTTCTTGGCACCTCGGTCAGTGCGCTGCTGCCGACGCGTTCCCAGGCCAAACACGTCAAGGACTATCTGCGGTACCAGACCGGTGAGGACACTGACATGCTGGGGCAGGTACGCGAGGTACGAGCCCGCCGGAAATCCGGGGAAATCTTCCCGGTTGAATTGATGCTCGATACCTTCACGGTAGATGGCGAACAGCTGTTCGGCGCCGTCATACGTGACATCAGCGCGCGCAAGAAGGCTGAAGAACGCCTGCTGCATCTCGCAGCAGCCGTCGAATCAGCTCAGGAATGCATGGAGATCCTGACGCCGACCGGAGAGATCATCTATATCAATCCGACCTACGAACGTACCCACAACTGCACACTGGCTGCAGTGAAAGGCAAACGTCCGGAAACACTCCGTGAATTCGACGCAAGCGACGGCCAGATAGACGCCATGGAGGCTGCGGCACGTGGTGGCCTGAAGTGGCATGGCGTACTGACAAGCCGCGACAATGAGGGCACGGTATTCGTTGAAGACGTGAGCGTCTCGCCAATCCGGAACAGTGACGGAAAACTCAGCGCATTTGTCGTGGTCAAGCGCGACATCTCCGCGAAGCTGGAGATGGAGCAGCAGCTGCTGCGCGGCCAGAAGCTTGAAGCGGTCGGCCAGCTCGCGGCCGGCATCGCCCACGAGATCAATACCCCGACACAGTACGTCGGCGACAACATCCGCTTCCTCAAGGAGTCGTTCGGCGACGTCGGCATCTTGCTCAAGACACTCAAGGCGCTCACCGAGAGCGCCGTTGAAGGCGCAATCCCTTCAGCCGAGCTCAGCAAGGCACTTGAGTCGGCCGACACCGACTACCTGCTCACCGAGATCCCCACCGCCATCAGCCAGTCGCTCGATGGCGTCACGCGCGTTGCCAACATCGTCCGCGCCATGAAGGACTTCTCCCATCCGGCCACCGAGCGCACCCCGCTCGATGTCAACCGTGCCATGGCCAGCACCGCCACCGTTGCCTCCAACGAGTGGAAGTATGTCGCTGAACTCGTCACCGACTTCGACCCCGAGCTGCCCCAGGTCCCGGTCATGCCCGGTGACTTCAACCAGGTCATCCTCAACATGATCGTCAATGCCGCACACGCCATCGGCGATGTGGTCGGCGACGGCGCCAATGGCCGCGGCACCATCACCCTCCGCACCCGCAAGGACGGCAACTGTGCCGAGATCTCCATCAGCGATACCGGCTGCGGCATGACCCCCGAGGTGGCCGCCCGTATCTTCGATCCCTTCTTCACCACCAAGGGGGTCGGCAAGG
- a CDS encoding PAS domain S-box protein — translation MSFSEIISFGTAPGIEAVPIYEGSIGWLATSIGLLAALSLLPTMERVAASRTAEARNSWILAGAASMAIGVCAMLYSSFFGMTMPIPVRLDIVRVLAAPLPGILAFMFMIDLVGVQSVNGWRLHLAALLCSCGLSGMHYAVLLSLGLNATLVIDIGTLLVPLAIGYAGTMVGLYAYFGLAGTRTNSLLRKLLGSALITFSTVGNHFSAMGQTHFFTRQSLGTYTALMHPDSLPVIVMLVSVIVGILWIGSMVDARLSSAILATEESEERSRAIINSMLDSHITADSDGLILSINPAAERLFGYTQAEAYGQPVTLLIAPKHHAAVNIETMHAVINQPGGMVGVTRQYDDAGLHKDGRTFPVEVVISGVSTSRGIYFSAIVHDLTSTRAAEAELKLLSAAVENASDAVCITARNGLIEYVNSAMEKRLSQPRSTMIGKTIAYFQKTISGDAQLAQISASFMEGQRSWAGAVISELPDGRRLHDDFLVTPLVKPDGELTHYVTTWRDISAKLEMEQQLLRGQKLEAVGQLAAGIAHEINTPTQYVGDNIRFLKESFGDVGILLKTLKALTESAVEGAIPSAELSKALESADTDYLLTEIPTAISQSLDGVTRVANIVRAMKDFSHPATERTPLDVNRAMASTATVASNEWKYVAELVTDFDPELPQVPVMPGDFNQVILNMIVNAAHAIGDVVGDGANGRGTITLRTRKDGNCAEISISDTGCGMTPEVAARIFDPFFTTKGVGKGTGQGLAITHNVIVDKHGGTISVESAPGQGTTFIIRLPLAVPDADASSDSDSEAA, via the coding sequence ATGAGTTTCAGCGAGATCATCAGCTTTGGTACCGCACCGGGGATTGAAGCCGTCCCGATCTACGAGGGTTCCATCGGCTGGCTGGCCACCAGCATCGGCCTGCTGGCCGCGCTGTCGCTGTTACCGACCATGGAGCGGGTCGCGGCTTCACGCACTGCCGAGGCACGCAATTCCTGGATACTCGCCGGCGCGGCATCCATGGCCATCGGCGTGTGCGCCATGCTCTATAGTTCCTTCTTCGGCATGACCATGCCGATTCCGGTCCGGCTCGATATCGTCCGGGTCCTGGCGGCACCGCTGCCCGGCATCCTCGCTTTCATGTTCATGATCGATCTCGTTGGCGTTCAGTCGGTCAACGGGTGGCGCCTGCATCTCGCCGCCCTGCTGTGTTCCTGCGGGCTGAGTGGCATGCACTATGCCGTATTGCTGTCGCTCGGTCTCAACGCCACCCTGGTGATTGACATCGGTACGCTGCTTGTCCCGCTGGCAATCGGCTATGCGGGCACGATGGTCGGTCTTTACGCCTATTTCGGCCTGGCCGGTACGCGCACCAATTCACTGCTGCGCAAGCTGCTCGGCTCGGCCCTGATCACTTTCAGCACCGTCGGCAATCATTTTTCGGCGATGGGACAAACCCATTTCTTCACGCGGCAGTCGCTGGGCACCTATACCGCACTGATGCACCCCGACAGCCTGCCGGTGATCGTGATGCTGGTATCCGTGATCGTGGGCATACTGTGGATCGGCAGCATGGTGGACGCGCGACTGTCCAGCGCAATCCTCGCCACGGAAGAAAGCGAGGAACGCAGCCGGGCGATCATCAACAGCATGCTGGATTCCCACATCACTGCTGACAGCGATGGATTGATCCTTAGCATAAATCCAGCCGCCGAACGCCTGTTCGGCTATACGCAGGCTGAGGCCTATGGCCAACCGGTCACCTTGCTGATCGCACCCAAGCACCATGCGGCAGTCAATATCGAAACCATGCACGCTGTCATCAACCAGCCTGGCGGGATGGTGGGCGTGACACGGCAATATGACGATGCCGGCCTGCACAAAGACGGCAGGACATTTCCGGTGGAAGTCGTGATCAGCGGCGTGAGCACAAGCCGCGGCATTTACTTCAGCGCCATCGTTCATGACCTGACTTCAACACGGGCTGCAGAGGCGGAGCTGAAGCTGCTCAGTGCGGCGGTGGAAAATGCCAGTGACGCTGTGTGCATCACTGCCAGGAATGGGCTCATCGAGTATGTCAACTCGGCAATGGAAAAACGTCTGTCACAGCCGCGCAGCACAATGATCGGCAAGACGATCGCATACTTTCAGAAAACCATCAGCGGTGACGCCCAACTGGCACAGATTTCCGCTTCGTTTATGGAAGGCCAACGAAGCTGGGCCGGGGCCGTGATCAGTGAGCTGCCCGACGGACGTCGACTGCACGACGATTTTCTCGTAACCCCCTTGGTCAAGCCGGATGGCGAACTTACACACTACGTCACCACCTGGCGCGACATCTCCGCGAAGCTGGAGATGGAGCAGCAGCTGCTGCGCGGCCAGAAGCTTGAAGCGGTCGGCCAGCTCGCGGCCGGCATCGCCCACGAGATCAATACCCCGACACAGTACGTCGGCGACAACATCCGCTTCCTCAAGGAGTCGTTCGGCGACGTCGGCATCTTGCTCAAGACACTCAAGGCGCTCACCGAGAGCGCCGTTGAAGGCGCAATCCCTTCAGCCGAGCTCAGCAAGGCACTTGAGTCGGCCGACACCGACTACCTGCTCACCGAGATCCCCACCGCCATCAGCCAGTCGCTCGATGGCGTCACGCGCGTTGCCAACATCGTCCGCGCCATGAAGGACTTCTCCCATCCGGCCACCGAGCGCACCCCGCTCGATGTCAACCGTGCCATGGCCAGCACCGCCACCGTTGCCTCCAACGAGTGGAAGTATGTCGCTGAACTCGTCACCGACTTCGACCCCGAGCTGCCCCAGGTCCCGGTCATGCCCGGTGACTTCAACCAGGTCATCCTCAACATGATCGTCAATGCCGCACACGCCATCGGCGATGTGGTCGGCGACGGCGCCAATGGCCGCGGCACCATCACCCTCCGCACCCGCAAGGACGGCAACTGTGCCGAGATCTCCATCAGCGATACCGGCTGCGGCATGACCCCCGAGGTGGCCGCCCGTATCTTCGATCCCTTCTTCACCACCAAGGGGGTCGGCAAGGGCACCGGACAGGGACTCGCCATCACCCACAACGTCATCGTCGACAAGCACGGTGGCACCATCAGCGTCGAGTCCGCACCCGGCCAAGGCACCACCTTCATCATCCGCCTGCCTCTCGCCGTGCCGGATGCCGATGCGTCCTCCGACAGCGACAGCGAGGCCGCATGA